The Musa acuminata AAA Group cultivar baxijiao chromosome BXJ1-8, Cavendish_Baxijiao_AAA, whole genome shotgun sequence genomic sequence TAATGCCTAGTATTAAATCAATTATAATTGATTAATCAAATGCATAGATAATGATATTATAATTCTTATAAATTCATTCAAGTATTTTCTTACTCTCAACATGAAACGAGAATAATCGTGTCACAACTAATACACTAGTCGAAATGCCTAGTATTAAATCAATTATAATTGATTAACCAAATACATAGATAATGATATTATAATTCTTATAAACTCATTCAAGTATTTTCTTACTCTCGATATGGAACTAGAATAGTCGTGTCACAATTAATACACTAGTCGAAATGCCTAAGTTAAAATTAACAAAAGTATATgtatcaaacccttataagtcaatcttaattttaTCAATTTTTGATTTTCAATGTAATACTAATCGAGATGTTACAAGTAAAGAGCTTGACGTCCTTGTCAAGACCCAATTTGGCATAGATTAAATCGTAGTATAGTGTAGGTAAGGCATAACCAAGTGGTAACTCTACAAGTTCTCTAACTTCATCCATAAATAGCTCTTTTCTACCACTCGAACTTGATATATTAATTAGCCTATTAACTTTGTCGAATTCAAATcattgatcaaaatgcttaattTGAAGTTGACAATAATATATCCATCAAACCCTTATACGCTAATCTTAGTCTTATTTATTTCTGATAAAAAATTAATCTAATCGAAGTCTTACATCAAACTCGTAACTTTCAGCATTATCATCGTGTCTGGTCTCACCAATTAGAGTCATAAACACATGCAGTATAAGAGAGCAAAAGTCAGAAGCATCCTTCCTGCTTCCTTCCCAAACCAAAGCATAAAACTATCCACTCGCAGACATAATTGTTATCTAAAGCAAACCTCACAGTTTTCTTAACTACAACATAAATCTTTCCATTTTTTCAACATTATTCTAAAAGTCCTGATCTGCAAAGTAAATACATGAAATTCTCCTCATGACTCTTTAACCGATTTGTTTTCTTCTCAAAGAAAACAGATAACAATCCGCAAAACAAGTAATTTAGATTACATATAACCAGCTATTTGTTTGTATATActgtttcttcatcatctatcatGTAGATCTTCAAACTGGCCAGTTGTTCGAGAGAGCCATGTGCAAGAATACAGTGATAGAGAAAGCAGAGATGCCAAAATTTCCATTATAGAACCATGGTGAGAATGGATGAAAAATGTAGAGAAGCTAACAGTGATCAGATTGATTTATTGATGATGATTCTGAATGAGGAGCAGTATGCGATGGAGAAGTTGGAGTAGACGGATCATCATGCTCAATGTCATCCAAATCCTGCAGTTCACCAATTCTCTCAGGTTTCATGAGCTCATCAGGTGCTTTTGGCATCCAGCAAGATGGATTGTCTGAAGTCATCTGTGTACATTCTGAACCCCTTTGATAGGGATAGGCCAGTGGTTGTTCCATCAGAGGGAACACAGCCACATATGGGTGATCAAATTTGCAAGCTGCCCCGTATTTGCAGCTTCCGTAGGTAGCATAGAATGTGCATGCAGGCTCACCCTATAAATCAAGTCACAGGTGCATGAATGAAAACAAGGAAACAATCAGATAGTAACAAATAACATAATAAGCACCAAGATGATAAAGAAGAGAAATTACTGGTCTGAGAGGAAGCCCAAAGGGCCCTATAGTGCATGCAGCTGGTGGGTTCCTCTCTTTCGGGTGGTGGTACTTACAAGAACTACCATATCTGCAGCACCCTGTTCTTATGTAGTGTTGGCATTCTGGTTGATCAGGTCTGTGTGGAAAATTAACTGGTGCCATTGAGCCTGGCTGCCCATGGTTCTTTAAATTGGATAGATGATTAGGCCTAGGACCACTGTAAGAGGGAATGTGAATACTGCCCTGCTTGAAGTAGTAAGCATGCTTAAGTATTGGTATACTATAAAAGTTGGCTACAGAAAGATGCTACTGCAGTATATAAAAGGAAGCAAATGATGTATACATGCATCATAGATTAAAACCTTAATGATAACAGAAGTACAGAAGCAAGTAAAGTCTACATTGCAAACAATGGTGTGGTAGCAATTTATGTGTCAACAAATATACATACATTAGATTTTCTATATCTAATGAAAATCATCTTGAAAAGCTGCCACAGTCAACCAAAGATAATTAACAAAGTACCTTTGCTGATTAGAATGGATGAGGCCAGTCTTAGCGGTAAAAAAATAAGGTCGCAAGAATTGTTAGATGCTATTTCCTAAAATCTAGTTAGTTGTGTTTTTCAACATGGTCAGTTGGACTAGGACAATCTTAGCCAAGAGCTTAATCAGAATGCCAAAACTTTAAACACATGGATTCACCAGAAAAAGTGTAATATATTATTAGGTATAATTCAATATAATTCCCTGTAATCAAAAGTTGAACTTAAAAAAGAACACATTAACGCCCTGTAATTATAAGCTAAAAATGAAAGAAAGTTCTTTATGGAAATATTTAGTAAAATACTAGCATACACAAAAAAGAGAGTCACTAAGCATAAGTTTGGAAAATAGGCTCTCAATCTGCTGAGGAGCAGTAACACTTCATTGTATCATCATAAATAGCTAGGGTTTGACAAGCAGCTTGAACAAGACAAGTAGTAAATCACACAAAATCTAGTAGATTTTTAAGGTCTGATTCCAAACCATGTATGTGCTCCAATCTTGCTGCATAGGCATGGTGGCTTGGCTGTGCGGCTGAATAAGTGGCATGAAACCTTGGAGCCCTTGCATATGAGGACTAGACATGGTGGTCCTTGAGAAAGGCCATGGTGGAAGTTCACCTGTTAAAGATGGTCCTGTTGACGGTGCAAAAGATCCATAATATCCATTAATTGGGAGACCTGATTCAGGAAACATGGCTCCAACATTGGCTGGCTGAGGATGATTAAACTTGCAGGCAACTCCAAATTTACAAGTTCCAGTCCTCATGTAGTAGGGACATGATTTTTCATCCTGTGAAACCAGATCAAATGAAAACTCCAACAGATATTTGAGGAATTTGAgaccattaaaaagaaaataaagggtGGCCTAGTACACAAGGCTCATGCCAATCCAGAGCCTGAGAATACACAGCCTTATTGCTGCAAGCAGCATGGCTATCTTTGCAACTCAAACTGGTCAGCTAGATCACGAAGGAGTAATCTTATCCTGACACCACAAACCTGCCTCCCATTAAAGGAACAAATGGTCTAAGATATTTAGATATGCTGAATTTCATCATATGCAgggtaaaaattaaaaataaatctcgACACCTTTCGCAGTGGTAGACTCAAAACATTTAACTGAAGTACTTGGGTGTCACGCTTATCTTGTGGATGGTGATATTTACAGGTTGAGCCAAATTTGCAGGTTCCTGTCTTCATGAAAAACTGCAATAGCACATTTAAGCAAAGCAAATGTCAGCACAAATTAGAATCACTAAACCATACGTTATCTAATGTATTAATGATAAAAAAGAATGAGAAATCAAAGCAATTGATTCTTCAGGTCTGCATCTTCTTAACACTATATATGCTGGTTTATTTCAAAAGGAAATTGTATTAAGCTGCCAAATCAAATAAGTTGCCTTAAACAGTTGAAAGAAAAATTGCAAGACACTTTTTGTGCTGATTTTGTTAAGACACCTTAAAGAACTAATTTTATGAGCACAAAATTGCAAGATTTTATTAAtagaataaatatataattttctaatTGAGAAAGATCCAATCCACTGGTAAGAGATGAGTTCATGGCTTGACATCTCTTGATGGTCCAAACTGTAATTTGGAGTTTACTCTACTCTACCCATGGTCAGGTTATGATCTCCCATAGTTCATCTGGTATAGAAAAACCAATCAGCATTTGTCAACTCATTTTCTGTTCATTTTTGCAACAAATTCAGGAATTCAACTAAGAGGTAAGGTTCTGCATTTTCTTGCATTCAATGAAAATATCTTGCTCTATAAAGCATAGTCCATCTGACACATCATTGGTATAGTCTTGTGGATCAAAAATCAACAAGAGCACCAATTCACCATGTAGCATAGGAAAAGCTTATACTCTTTAAGAAGAAGGCACATTGGAGCAAACATCTCAGAATTGCTCAAAGACATCTTATGCTCgttataagaaatgaatattctTTGGAAATTTTCTCATTTCTTATTATTGATTATTTAGATGCCAACAACTTCTATATCATGGAAATGTCTAAGTGTCATGGATGCTGACACAACAGTTCTGTACAAGACAAATCTGTCAGAAGGTTTATTTTGACAAAACATCAAAAGGGTACATGAGTTTCAGACATGAAAATTCTAtctcatcataaaaaaataactaaATTTATCTAACAGTcattcatgataaggcatatgtcAAGTTGGATAAGGATTATAGTGGTGGTCTAACAGGAGCGAGGACAAAAAGTTATATATGAATTCAAGATgattaagaagaaaaagataactcATGTGATACAAATATTCTCAGAATGTATCATTGTTCTTCATTATTTGGGGTTGACTTCATGTATCATTTTGTTTGATTGAGCTATGCTAAAAGCAAAACACCATTGTAATAGTTTCAAATAATCTTTATCTTCCCATCTCTTGAGCCTTTCCAATACAAAGTTAAATTTCATAAAACCAGTGTATTTATACATCTTATTTGGACACATCCAAACCATTATAAACAATTGTCCCTCATTTTCTACATCAGTTTTTCCCAACTCTTCGACAGCTGCTTTGTCTTTATCATTATATCTTTTAGTTTTTAAAGTAACAGCTAAACAGATAGACTATAGTCCATCAAATTCTACTTCTATGATCTAAAAGGTGTCCTATGggttatgggttcctaaagaggtGAATTTTGCTCACAAGGAATCCTTGTGCAGAATGATCTCTAAACATAATAGGGTAAGCTAGATTCAAATGTTGCGTGTTACCCCTTCTCATAGGATCAAGATAACATAACTTTGGAGAGCATAGTTTCAGCAAGACAAATGCCAGTAACAAAATTCAattaaagaaaaatgccatgaaGGACACTGACAAGAACATTGTTATGTTGTTAGATCTCATTAATTCTTAGCATCCTGTGCCCATGGGCTACTAAGAAAAGTTACCAAGTGGTGCTATCACCAACTAAGAGAAAATCAAAGGTTTAGGTGCAAATGCTCATGTACTACTTTTTTAATCAAAAGCATGACATAGACAAAACATCCTTTCCAGTTTCCAGTGCCATAGCAAATTTGGTAGTTCTGAAGTTACCGATAGTTATTTCTTTAACATATTAGATATTTTCCACCAAAAATTTTCAAACATATGTGTGTTGTATGATGTTCTTACATCTTAGGATATTAATGTGATTTTTTCAATTAAATTTTTAGAAGTATTTGTTATCTGGTCATAGACAAAACATAGAAGATGTATAAATTTGTAGTTATAATATTTCTGTGTGTGAAAGTCTTCCATCATGAAACCATTAGACACTCTAAAAAATAGTAGTTTGACTTAAGCATATCTCATGTATTTCCATATCATTGTGCTTGTTCTTGGCTTTCCAAACCTTTTAAATAAATTTCTGAATAACTCTAGGGCAGAAAGCTTTTCTTAGGAATGCATTTTAGCTTCTTTGTCTCATTTATGTCATGGTTACACACATTAGTTGTCCTAGTAGCATCTCTGTTATTGAAATTACATTTGAATCCTGGCAAATATTAGCTATCTTCTGTCTGATAAGAAAGCCACATGCAGAACCAAGTCTTTAtggttttccttcttttcttgcaTGCTTATGTTTTGGTTTAGAGAAGCAAACAGGGATTCACAGCAGTTATAAAACACATACGTTACAGTCTTAAGGAAACACCTTTATGACATCCGAAAATTGAGTAATTGGAGCTTTCATCACATTTTCTTTTCAGGAAAGGAATTGTTCCCGGTTAGACAGTTCTTAATAAAGACCACAAACTATCTTGGAACATAGGGGTACCCTGTTTCTTCTCCAATCTATGTAGATATGTCAATCTATACAGAGGCAAAACAATCACAAATAATTTCACCATATTACTATCTTGGAGTATTGAGCTTGCCCTCTTTCTTCTCCAAGCTATATAGCTATGTCATTGCTTCTATGGCGGCAAAAACGATCAAAATAATTTCACCAGATCGGATTTTTGTACTAACAGTCATATCTTACTAGAACAGAGGCCGGTAAGGTATGTGGAATAGATGTCTAAGCATAATAACATGCCCAAACTTGCTTTCGTGCAAAACGATGTACCTGGCAATCAGGTTGACCATCTCTTTGCGGGAGTTCACCTCGATAATGATTTCCCTACGAAAGGGGATGAGTTCAAATATTAACCAAGTAGTTCATCTTCAGAATCGCCATTGATGGCAGCAAAAGCTCAAGCTGAAAAGAGCAAAGCACAACTAAAACATCAAAATCATATCAACTCCACTCCCTTTCACCACCTGCCCAGCGATGGTAGGATGGTGATACTTGCACTTGCTCCCGTAACTGCATGAGCCGGTCCTCAAGTAGAAACTGCAATCAGGTTGTCCAGGGCGGTCAGGATACGGATTCGGCTGCCCATCAGCGCCCTTCCGACGATCCCCATCCTCGATCTTTAAATGCCTCACAGATTCTGCCATCAAGAACAATCAAACCCCATCAAAATCCACTCTTTGCATTGTCCCAAGATCGGAAAAATCTGCACTCTTTATCCCAAACAGGTGAACGAAAACAACAACAGATGGATCAAAACAGGATCAGAGACCACCTTCAATGTGATCGGTCGGTGCGTCCGAGGAGGAATCGGAAACAGCATTGTGCCTGGTGTTGGGCATCGGGGTGGTCTGGATCAAAACTTCAAACCCAAACCCTCTCCTACTATATCAAAACCAAcgaggaaaagaaaggaaaacagaGAGCTTTTTCCCCTGCAAGTCGCGAAAGCCCGATCGCCGTCTCCG encodes the following:
- the LOC135588257 gene encoding zinc finger CCCH domain-containing protein 33-like is translated as MPNTRHNAVSDSSSDAPTDHIEESVRHLKIEDGDRRKGADGQPNPYPDRPGQPDCSFYLRTGSCSYGSKCKYHHPTIAGQGNHYRGELPQRDGQPDCQFFMKTGTCKFGSTCKYHHPQDKRDTQVLQLNVLSLPLRKDEKSCPYYMRTGTCKFGVACKFNHPQPANVGAMFPESGLPINGYYGSFAPSTGPSLTGELPPWPFSRTTMSSPHMQGLQGFMPLIQPHSQATMPMQQDWSTYMGSIHIPSYSGPRPNHLSNLKNHGQPGSMAPVNFPHRPDQPECQHYIRTGCCRYGSSCKYHHPKERNPPAACTIGPFGLPLRPGEPACTFYATYGSCKYGAACKFDHPYVAVFPLMEQPLAYPYQRGSECTQMTSDNPSCWMPKAPDELMKPERIGELQDLDDIEHDDPSTPTSPSHTAPHSESSSINQSDHC